From Myotis daubentonii chromosome 15, mMyoDau2.1, whole genome shotgun sequence, one genomic window encodes:
- the NUDT7 gene encoding peroxisomal coenzyme A diphosphatase NUDT7, producing the protein MPGRPETLRSRRLETNFDGTMSRPCPPETVRNSLIEDAKARLKKHDVGTKYSHLSSSKYSILLPLLAKEGKLHLLFTLRSEKLRRSPGEVCFPGGKCETTDADDVATALREAQEEVGLRPHQVEVVCRLVPYLFDTNTYITPVVGFIDHNFQAQPNPDEVKKVFLVPLDYFLHPHAYHQSHLTQSGHHFIIHCFEYTNPEDGVTYYIKGLTAKFAVFVALIILGEKPTFEVEFNLNDLTSSSEETFLKLYKPASSKL; encoded by the exons ATGCCCGGCCGCCCAGAAACTCTGAGGAGTCGCCGGCTGGAAACAAACTTTGACGGAACAATGTCGCGACCCTGTCCCCCGGAGACAGTCAG AAACAGTTTGATAGAGGATGCTAAGGCCCGCTTAAAAAAGCATGATGTTGGGACCAAATATTCTCACTTGTCGTCTAGTAAATATTCCATCCTTTTACCGTTGTTGGCTAAAGAAGGAAAACTTCATCTGTTGTTCACCCTCCGGTCAGAGAAG CTGAGACGGTCGCCTGGAGAAGTCTGCTTCCCTGGAGGAAAGTGCGAAACCACGGATGCGGATGATGTGGCCACAGCCCTCCGGGAGGCCCAGGAGGAAGTGGGGCTGCGTCCTCATCAGGTGGAGGTTGTCTGCCGTCTGGTGCCGTATCTGTTTGAT acaaatacatatataacacCAGTTGTAGGGTTCATAGACCACAACTTCCAGGCCCAGCCGAATCCTGATGAAGTGAAGAAAGTGTTCCTGGTGCCTCTGGACTATTTCCTGCACCCACACGCCTACCACCAGAGTCACCTGACGCAATCTGGtcatcattttattattcattgctTTGAGTACACAAATCCTGAAGATGGTGTGACTTACTATATCAAAGGACTAACAGCAAAATTCGCTGTGTTCGTTGCCTtaattattttgggggaaaaacccACCTTTGAGGTTGAATTTAATCTCAACGACCTAACATCATCCTCGGAAGAAACCTTCCTGAAGCTTTATAAACCTGCATCAAGCAAGTTATGA